From a single Oreochromis niloticus isolate F11D_XX linkage group LG4, O_niloticus_UMD_NMBU, whole genome shotgun sequence genomic region:
- the atf7ip2 gene encoding uncharacterized protein atf7ip2 isoform X1 has protein sequence MKRRPLTPTFARANNMKVDFSQSDVQKLMEQEVPTATETKLQGLIESIQKLENGVNFERSIEKLEARVKILSKKAEAAIDYVTEMQKKNAVPSLVRANSEESDMETVSQNAMKNGELFQMMEITRQTLKKMRADSKALMAAMADLNEERRPPTPTSPLEYEGPVGFIKKEPEVKQENENGVEELMQFENPKGQRVKVDGIFRDKTRHTDRDAEQETTRRGVKRMHEAATTDSNEERLPPVLTPQRPFQLKHECIAKQEKENGKEEFEELEEFEEPKSRKVKVECVSPVATRSPSHTDSEQNGLSLPPLPSRPFPSVLNMEAASYSIPQKLEVNLALIRNPSGLSILWKVMEQDPSAPPMDSYTIFLTMEKVKGSGVFPDWNILGEVKALNLPMCVLVRKYKPGHRVCAAVVGKDVFGRYGPYSAVATSVIPE, from the exons ATGAAGAGGCGGCCCCTGACTCCAACTTTTGCTAGAGCCAATAACATGAAGGTGGACTTCTCCCAGTCAGAC GTGCAAAAGCTGATGGAGCAGGAGGTTCCTACTGCAACTGAAACTAAACTCCAGGGTTTAATAGAAAGTATTCAAAAGCTTGAAAATGGAGTGAACTTTGAAAGGTCCATTGAAAAACTTGAG GCTCGAGTTAAAATATTGTCCAAAAAAGCAGAAGCTGCTATTGACTATGTGACAGAGATGCAAAAAAAG AATGCAGTGCCCTCTCTGGTCAG AGCGAATTCAGAAGAAAGTGACATGGAAACTGTTTCACAGA ATGCAATGAAGAACGGAGAGCTCTTTCAAATGATG GAAATCACAAGACAGACACTTAAGAAGATGCGTGCAGACAGTAAAG CTTTGATGGCTGCCATGGCAGATTTAAATGAGGAGCGGCGTCCTCCAACTCCTACCAGCCCATTGGAGTATGAG GGACCCGTCGGGTTCATAAAGAAGGAACCCGAAGTTAAGCAGGAAAATGAAAATGGTGTTGAGGAGTTGATGCAGTTTGAGAATCCAAAGGGTCAAAGAGTGAAAGTAGACGGTATCTTTCGTGACAAGACGAGACACACTGATAGAGACGCAGAGCAG GAAACCACAAGAAGAGGAGTAAAGAGGATGCATGAAG CTGCCACGACTGATTCAAATGAGGAGCGGCTGCCTCCAGTTCTGACTCCTCAACGGCCTTTTCAGCTTAAG CATGAGTGCATAGCTaagcaagaaaaagaaaacggTAAAGAAGAGTTTGAAGAGTTGGAAGAGTTTGAAGAGCCGAAGAGTCGAAAGGTGAAAGTAGAATGTGTCTCTCCTGTCGCCACAAGGAGTCCCAGTCACACTGACTCAGAGCAG AACGGGCTCTCGTTACCGCCTCTTCCTTCTAGACCCTTCCCCTCCGTCCTGAACATGGAAGCGGCCTCGTATAGCATCCCTCAGAAACTTGAAGTAAATCTGGCCCTCATCAGAAACCCCAGCGGCCTCTCTATCCTCTGGAAAGTGATGGAGCAAGACCCCTCTGCTCCACCCATGGACAGTTACAC GATCTTCCTAACTATGGAAAAGGTTAAGGGCAGTGGTGTTTTCCCAGACTGGAATATCCTCGGTGAGGTGAAGGCCTTGAATTTGCCCATGTGTGTGCTGGTCAGAAAGTACAAGCCTGGCCACAGGGTGTGTGCGGCTGTGGTGGGCAAAGATGTATTTGGCCGGTATGGACCTTATAGTGCAGTCGCTACTTCAGTCATACCCGAGTAG
- the atf7ip2 gene encoding activating transcription factor 7-interacting protein 2 isoform X2 codes for MKRRPLTPTFARANNMKVDFSQSDVQKLMEQEVPTATETKLQGLIESIQKLENGVNFERSIEKLEARVKILSKKAEAAIDYVTEMQKKNAVPSLVRANSEESDMETVSQNAMKNGELFQMMEITRQTLKKMRADSKALMAAMADLNEERRPPTPTSPLEYEETTRRGVKRMHEAATTDSNEERLPPVLTPQRPFQLKHECIAKQEKENGKEEFEELEEFEEPKSRKVKVECVSPVATRSPSHTDSEQNGLSLPPLPSRPFPSVLNMEAASYSIPQKLEVNLALIRNPSGLSILWKVMEQDPSAPPMDSYTIFLTMEKVKGSGVFPDWNILGEVKALNLPMCVLVRKYKPGHRVCAAVVGKDVFGRYGPYSAVATSVIPE; via the exons ATGAAGAGGCGGCCCCTGACTCCAACTTTTGCTAGAGCCAATAACATGAAGGTGGACTTCTCCCAGTCAGAC GTGCAAAAGCTGATGGAGCAGGAGGTTCCTACTGCAACTGAAACTAAACTCCAGGGTTTAATAGAAAGTATTCAAAAGCTTGAAAATGGAGTGAACTTTGAAAGGTCCATTGAAAAACTTGAG GCTCGAGTTAAAATATTGTCCAAAAAAGCAGAAGCTGCTATTGACTATGTGACAGAGATGCAAAAAAAG AATGCAGTGCCCTCTCTGGTCAG AGCGAATTCAGAAGAAAGTGACATGGAAACTGTTTCACAGA ATGCAATGAAGAACGGAGAGCTCTTTCAAATGATG GAAATCACAAGACAGACACTTAAGAAGATGCGTGCAGACAGTAAAG CTTTGATGGCTGCCATGGCAGATTTAAATGAGGAGCGGCGTCCTCCAACTCCTACCAGCCCATTGGAGTATGAG GAAACCACAAGAAGAGGAGTAAAGAGGATGCATGAAG CTGCCACGACTGATTCAAATGAGGAGCGGCTGCCTCCAGTTCTGACTCCTCAACGGCCTTTTCAGCTTAAG CATGAGTGCATAGCTaagcaagaaaaagaaaacggTAAAGAAGAGTTTGAAGAGTTGGAAGAGTTTGAAGAGCCGAAGAGTCGAAAGGTGAAAGTAGAATGTGTCTCTCCTGTCGCCACAAGGAGTCCCAGTCACACTGACTCAGAGCAG AACGGGCTCTCGTTACCGCCTCTTCCTTCTAGACCCTTCCCCTCCGTCCTGAACATGGAAGCGGCCTCGTATAGCATCCCTCAGAAACTTGAAGTAAATCTGGCCCTCATCAGAAACCCCAGCGGCCTCTCTATCCTCTGGAAAGTGATGGAGCAAGACCCCTCTGCTCCACCCATGGACAGTTACAC GATCTTCCTAACTATGGAAAAGGTTAAGGGCAGTGGTGTTTTCCCAGACTGGAATATCCTCGGTGAGGTGAAGGCCTTGAATTTGCCCATGTGTGTGCTGGTCAGAAAGTACAAGCCTGGCCACAGGGTGTGTGCGGCTGTGGTGGGCAAAGATGTATTTGGCCGGTATGGACCTTATAGTGCAGTCGCTACTTCAGTCATACCCGAGTAG